The following proteins are co-located in the Brevibacillus laterosporus DSM 25 genome:
- a CDS encoding energy-coupling factor transporter transmembrane component T family protein, producing MSMLQNFAIGQYIPSDSFVHRLDPRSKFLFIIVFAMVVFMANKVEIYGFLVAILLLCLFMSKLSLSYIFRGLKPVWFLLVLTVILQILLTKGGQVYVKWGWFSIEEEGVRQALFVSMRLGLLVVISSLLTLTTSPIDLTDGVERMFGPLKKWGLPVHEMALMLSIAIRFIPTLLEETDKIMKAQMARGANFDSGTLLSRAKAMVAIVIPLFISAFRRAEDLALAMEARGYRGDIGRTKLRQLRFSYRDGILLLFMLVLVVVVGWWRT from the coding sequence ATGAGCATGCTACAAAATTTTGCTATTGGCCAGTATATACCCAGTGATTCCTTTGTCCACCGCCTAGATCCGAGAAGTAAATTTTTATTTATTATCGTGTTTGCTATGGTTGTTTTTATGGCGAATAAGGTGGAAATCTATGGATTCTTAGTAGCTATTCTCTTGTTATGCTTGTTTATGTCTAAACTTTCGCTTTCCTATATCTTTCGTGGTTTAAAACCAGTCTGGTTCCTACTAGTGCTTACCGTCATTTTGCAGATCTTGCTTACCAAAGGGGGGCAGGTGTATGTAAAGTGGGGGTGGTTTAGCATAGAAGAGGAAGGTGTGCGTCAGGCCTTGTTTGTTTCGATGCGATTAGGTTTATTGGTTGTAATCAGCTCATTGTTGACTTTAACCACTTCACCTATTGATCTTACTGATGGGGTGGAACGAATGTTTGGCCCATTAAAAAAGTGGGGTCTTCCTGTTCATGAAATGGCGCTCATGCTTTCCATTGCGATTCGATTTATCCCGACGCTATTGGAAGAGACGGACAAGATTATGAAAGCACAGATGGCCAGAGGTGCTAATTTTGATAGTGGAACACTGTTGAGCCGGGCAAAAGCCATGGTTGCCATTGTGATTCCGCTGTTTATTAGTGCATTTCGTCGAGCTGAAGATTTAGCATTAGCAATGGAGGCAAGAGGATACCGTGGGGATATTGGACGTACAAAATTACGTCAACTGCGTTTTAGTTATCGAGACGGCATCCTATTGTTATTTATGTTGGTTCTGGTGGTAGTTGTAGGATGGTGGAGAACATGA
- the truA gene encoding tRNA pseudouridine(38-40) synthase TruA, whose product MKRLKGIVAYDGTDYSGFQVQPEQMTIQGEIEAAIMRITGETIQIHGSGRTDAGVHAKGQTFHFDTKSTIPLEKWCWILNNQLPNSIVIQSIEEVEPSFHARFDVREKEYRYCINNAQVPDIFRHRYAWHVRYPLDVEVMRQAATHLIGTHNFTSFCSAKTHVENKVRTIYDVKIEQEGTLLWIICRGNGFLYNMVRIIAGTLLNVGEGKLSPDHIPSILAGCDRELAGQTAPPHGLTMWEVFYKE is encoded by the coding sequence ATGAAACGATTAAAAGGTATTGTTGCCTATGATGGAACTGATTATAGTGGGTTTCAAGTTCAACCTGAACAAATGACCATTCAAGGGGAGATTGAGGCAGCAATTATGCGCATTACTGGCGAGACTATTCAGATTCACGGGTCTGGTCGTACAGATGCGGGTGTTCATGCCAAAGGTCAAACATTTCACTTTGATACAAAATCAACTATCCCTTTAGAAAAATGGTGTTGGATTCTTAATAATCAGCTACCTAACTCGATTGTCATACAATCAATAGAGGAGGTAGAGCCGTCCTTTCATGCTCGATTTGACGTCAGAGAGAAGGAATACCGATATTGTATTAACAATGCTCAGGTGCCAGACATCTTTCGTCACCGCTATGCTTGGCATGTTCGCTATCCGCTAGATGTGGAAGTGATGAGACAAGCTGCCACCCATTTGATAGGGACGCATAACTTTACTTCTTTTTGCTCTGCAAAGACGCATGTGGAGAATAAGGTGCGTACCATTTATGACGTGAAAATTGAACAAGAAGGAACTCTTCTTTGGATTATTTGTCGCGGCAACGGGTTTTTATATAACATGGTAAGAATCATTGCGGGAACCTTGCTTAACGTTGGAGAAGGCAAGCTAAGCCCGGATCATATCCCTAGTATTCTTGCAGGGTGTGATCGGGAATTAGCAGGACAGACAGCACCTCCCCATGGTCTTACAATGTGGGAAGTATTTTACAAGGAATAG
- the rplM gene encoding 50S ribosomal protein L13 has translation MRTTYMAKTQEVERKWYIVDAEGQTLGRLASEVASILRGKLKPEFTPHVDTGDFVIVLNADKIKLTGKKLTDKMYYRHSMHPGGLKATPAGEMLNKRPDRLFELAVKGMLPKNSLGRQMISKLKVYAGTEHPHAAQKPEAWQIRG, from the coding sequence ATGCGTACCACATATATGGCGAAAACGCAAGAAGTTGAGCGTAAATGGTACATCGTTGACGCTGAAGGCCAAACTCTTGGTCGTCTTGCGAGCGAAGTAGCATCTATCCTACGCGGTAAACTAAAGCCTGAATTTACACCACACGTTGACACTGGTGATTTCGTAATCGTTCTTAATGCTGACAAAATCAAGCTTACTGGTAAGAAACTTACCGATAAAATGTACTATAGACACTCCATGCACCCAGGTGGTTTGAAAGCAACTCCTGCTGGTGAAATGCTGAACAAACGCCCAGATCGTTTGTTCGAATTGGCTGTTAAAGGTATGCTTCCTAAAAACAGCTTGGGACGTCAAATGATCTCAAAACTAAAAGTTTATGCAGGTACTGAGCATCCACATGCTGCTCAAAAACCAGAAGCATGGCAAATTCGCGGCTAA